The DNA window TTGACGACCCTCGAAAAACTCATTAGGGGGTTGATTTTGAGCGGAGTTTCGATAGCCATAGCTGGATCGAGCAGACCTGCAAGCGGAGCAGAACACAAATTCAGCCACGCTTTGGATTATCTCGGATACGGGAGCGGAGTGCACGGAGAGCAAGTAGCTTTGGGAACGATAATAATGGAGTACCTCCATCAGAAGTACTACGGAATCGGAGACTGGGAGGCTATAAAGACAATTTTTGAAAAAGCTCAGGTACCGACGACGGCAAAAGAGCTAAATTTAACTAAGGAGCAGATTCTCGAAGCTTTAATTTACGCTAAAAGAATCAGGAAAAAGAGGTACACGATTTTGGAAGACGTGAATCCGAGCAAAGAAGAGCTTGAACTCGTTTTAATCAAGACCGGGATCGTAGAGAGTTAGAACGTGCTTTGCCTCTTCAACTCTGTTTATCTTCCTAACCTCAGCTACGTTGTAGTTCTCGATTCTAACATCTATCAGCTCGCTCCCCAAGCCTTCGTTCATTTTCAGCAGAGAGTACACTCCGTTTACCTCCTCCCAGACCTCTTCCCCGAATACAATTTTTTGAAAGGCTTTATTCAGCTCAATCCAGCTCATCTCAGCTATCTTTTGAACGGGAACGAAAGAAAAGTATTCAACTACTTTTTCCACATTCTCCTTTTCGTGAATCCACGTGCATTCCACGCAGCTCCATACTTTAAAGTTTTTAAGCCTCCCGAAAGCGTTGTACAAGCAGGGATAAAAGGGACAGAAGCAGAGGGAGCAATCCTGACCTTCGAAGTGACACGGGTAATACTCGCATTCTCCCTTTTTCATCCCGAAAATAGCCGAAACTAAATCTTTCAAAGCCTCTTCCCTCATTTC is part of the Ferroglobus placidus DSM 10642 genome and encodes:
- a CDS encoding cysteine-rich small domain-containing protein encodes the protein MREEALKDLVSAIFGMKKGECEYYPCHFEGQDCSLCFCPFYPCLYNAFGRLKNFKVWSCVECTWIHEKENVEKVVEYFSFVPVQKIAEMSWIELNKAFQKIVFGEEVWEEVNGVYSLLKMNEGLGSELIDVRIENYNVAEVRKINRVEEAKHVLTLYDPGLD